A single genomic interval of Streptomyces graminofaciens harbors:
- a CDS encoding glycoside hydrolase family 5 protein: MRRKNHRGTACLGAFLAGVTAFGGALASPASAAPAAASRHASPPPVSDFRGVNWADPRDNYADDAVVPSGLSTSDSYATTYAKSEAIIGGFAKLGANTVRLPVNPTSVNGPFWKSYQAAIDAATAKGFKVILGYWEADNAKDGKIDDQASWDRMWARITSAYKDNSKVYFEPMNEPFGYTSQEWRDVAARWLTTHRSIPRDRVLIGGIKYSEDVKPVCADSRLDGTRIALHNYGFWHTDWTSVDQWKQDFKARIGNCASRTVLDEFGATMTSGLNYNGPVNGSSEVAYIQAATDTIRELGLGSVYWPGLRNGDTYSLTTLQGTGTRLSLKVNNQSGLDRLHWAWKK, from the coding sequence GTGCGTCGAAAGAACCATCGCGGGACAGCTTGCCTTGGGGCGTTCCTGGCCGGTGTCACGGCCTTCGGCGGGGCTCTCGCCTCCCCCGCGTCCGCCGCTCCCGCAGCCGCCTCCCGCCACGCCTCGCCGCCGCCCGTCAGCGACTTCCGCGGGGTCAACTGGGCCGACCCGCGCGACAACTACGCCGACGACGCGGTCGTGCCCTCGGGCCTGTCCACCTCCGACAGCTATGCCACGACCTACGCCAAGTCCGAGGCGATCATCGGCGGGTTCGCCAAGCTCGGCGCCAACACGGTCCGCCTTCCGGTCAACCCCACTTCCGTGAACGGCCCGTTCTGGAAGTCGTACCAGGCCGCGATCGACGCCGCCACCGCCAAGGGCTTCAAGGTCATCCTGGGCTACTGGGAGGCCGACAACGCCAAGGACGGCAAGATCGACGACCAGGCCTCCTGGGACCGGATGTGGGCGCGGATCACCTCCGCCTACAAGGACAACTCCAAGGTGTACTTCGAGCCGATGAACGAGCCGTTCGGCTACACCTCCCAGGAGTGGCGCGACGTGGCCGCGCGCTGGCTGACCACGCACCGCTCCATCCCCCGCGACCGGGTCCTCATCGGAGGCATCAAGTACAGCGAGGACGTCAAGCCCGTCTGCGCCGACAGCCGGCTCGACGGCACCCGGATCGCCCTGCACAACTACGGCTTCTGGCACACCGACTGGACCAGCGTCGACCAGTGGAAGCAGGACTTCAAGGCGCGCATCGGCAACTGCGCCTCACGCACCGTCCTCGACGAGTTCGGCGCGACCATGACCTCCGGCCTGAACTACAACGGCCCGGTCAACGGCTCCAGTGAGGTCGCCTACATCCAGGCCGCGACCGACACCATCCGGGAGCTGGGCCTGGGCTCGGTCTACTGGCCCGGTCTGCGCAACGGTGACACCTACTCCCTCACCACCCTCCAGGGCACGGGCACCCGCCTCAGCCTGAAGGTGAACAACCAGAGCGGGCTCGATCGCCTGCACTGGGCCTGGAAGAAGTGA
- a CDS encoding 3'-5' exonuclease has translation MDVDQHLLNVVDVEATCWEGQPPPGQVSEIIEIGLTVVDLRARERLAKHRLLVRPARSEVSPFCTELTGLTQTDVDAGLPFAEACRALAAQHRAGLLPWASWGDYDRNQFTRQCRRTRTQYPFGHRHTNAKVAFTASYGLRRRPGMAEALRAAGLPLEGRHHRGDDDAWNIAALVLDLAGRGDWPEG, from the coding sequence ATGGACGTGGATCAGCACCTACTGAACGTGGTCGATGTCGAAGCGACGTGCTGGGAGGGGCAGCCCCCACCCGGCCAGGTGAGCGAGATCATCGAGATCGGGCTCACCGTGGTCGATCTGCGTGCCCGGGAGCGCCTCGCCAAACACCGCCTGCTGGTACGCCCGGCCCGATCGGAAGTGAGCCCGTTCTGTACGGAGCTGACCGGGCTGACGCAGACCGACGTGGACGCGGGCCTGCCCTTCGCCGAGGCGTGCCGGGCGCTGGCAGCCCAGCATCGAGCGGGCCTGCTGCCGTGGGCCAGTTGGGGCGACTACGACCGTAACCAGTTCACTCGCCAATGCCGGCGCACACGTACCCAGTACCCCTTCGGCCACCGCCACACCAATGCCAAGGTCGCGTTCACCGCCTCCTACGGCCTGCGCCGACGCCCCGGAATGGCCGAGGCGCTGAGGGCGGCCGGCCTCCCGCTGGAGGGCCGCCACCACCGAGGTGACGACGACGCGTGGAACATCGCGGCCCTGGTGCTGGATCTGGCCGGGCGTGGAGACTGGCCCGAGGGCTGA
- a CDS encoding lysophospholipid acyltransferase family protein, translating to MLSRLADILVPAVGRLSVTADAGADLAPGSIIAANHTSLADPAVVCAALHRLGVQPVVMAAAGLWRIPLLGRALAREGHIPVYRNDRRAAHALDLAAAALEKGRLVLIYAEGGLPLRKDAAEAAPEAFRSGLSRLAERTGAPVVPVGQAGARRVTSGTTAKQLAGLVTAPLRRPGLHVHIGAPLTLTGGHAPSTAQAHTAVTAAWQTAAARLGEPAALAAW from the coding sequence ATGCTCAGCCGCCTCGCCGACATCCTGGTGCCTGCCGTCGGTCGTCTCAGCGTCACCGCCGATGCCGGTGCCGACCTGGCGCCGGGCAGCATCATCGCCGCGAACCACACCTCGCTCGCCGACCCCGCCGTCGTCTGCGCCGCGCTGCACCGTCTCGGTGTCCAGCCGGTCGTCATGGCTGCCGCCGGCCTGTGGCGCATCCCCCTGCTCGGCCGCGCGCTCGCCCGTGAAGGGCACATCCCTGTGTACCGCAACGACCGGCGCGCCGCCCACGCACTTGACCTCGCTGCGGCCGCGCTGGAGAAGGGGCGGCTCGTCCTCATCTATGCCGAGGGTGGGCTCCCGCTCCGCAAGGACGCCGCCGAAGCCGCACCGGAAGCGTTCCGCAGCGGCCTGTCCCGGCTCGCCGAGCGCACCGGCGCGCCCGTCGTCCCGGTCGGCCAGGCCGGGGCACGCCGGGTTACCTCGGGCACCACGGCCAAGCAGCTCGCGGGGCTGGTCACCGCGCCACTGCGCCGGCCGGGCCTGCACGTCCACATAGGGGCACCGCTCACCCTGACCGGCGGTCATGCCCCAAGCACCGCGCAGGCGCATACCGCGGTGACGGCCGCCTGGCAGACGGCGGCCGCCCGCCTCGGCGAACCGGCCGCGCTCGCCGCCTGGTAG